In one Cloacibacillus porcorum genomic region, the following are encoded:
- a CDS encoding TRAP transporter substrate-binding protein — protein sequence MKKLSLVLSVLLLVGMLASVSEAKAKVTLEFGHIQNPGHALAIAPEEFKAMVEKRSNGQVKVNIYPSSQLGSAREMMEQVTMGTLDMTCCDTADWAAALNIPQLAVFNMPFLTKDLATQAKLIDGIVAQEVPKMLKDSNVRLLMTYSNGIRQPLLKTKPITRLEDIKGVKMRTAETPLYVDIWNCLGASTVTSAWSEAYTLLQQGVADAVEADVTGLVNQNLQEQAKYLSKIGHLGAIYCVFINKDKWDSIPKDLQDIIQKSALESQKKQLQNRQASDNAAEKAMAAAGVKINDISQKERDRMKNACQPIYDKYEKNYKLGGLIKKMLSLNS from the coding sequence ATGAAGAAGCTGTCTCTCGTCCTGTCAGTTCTGTTACTTGTCGGTATGCTGGCCTCCGTCAGCGAAGCGAAGGCGAAGGTCACCCTTGAGTTCGGGCACATCCAGAACCCCGGCCATGCGCTGGCTATCGCCCCGGAAGAGTTCAAAGCGATGGTGGAGAAACGCTCCAACGGTCAGGTCAAGGTCAATATTTATCCCTCCAGCCAGCTCGGTTCCGCGCGTGAAATGATGGAGCAGGTGACGATGGGAACTCTTGACATGACCTGCTGCGACACCGCCGACTGGGCCGCGGCGCTGAACATCCCCCAGCTCGCCGTATTTAATATGCCCTTCCTCACCAAGGACCTTGCCACACAGGCCAAGCTCATAGACGGCATAGTGGCGCAGGAGGTTCCGAAGATGCTTAAGGACTCCAATGTCCGCCTGCTGATGACCTATTCCAACGGCATCCGCCAGCCCCTGCTCAAGACGAAGCCGATAACCCGCCTTGAGGATATTAAGGGCGTTAAGATGCGTACCGCCGAAACGCCGCTTTACGTCGATATCTGGAACTGCCTCGGAGCGAGCACCGTCACCTCCGCGTGGAGCGAGGCCTATACGCTCCTGCAGCAGGGCGTGGCCGACGCCGTCGAAGCCGACGTCACGGGGCTGGTAAATCAGAACCTTCAGGAACAGGCGAAATACCTCTCCAAGATCGGCCACCTGGGCGCCATATACTGTGTCTTTATCAATAAGGACAAATGGGACTCCATCCCCAAAGACCTGCAGGATATAATCCAGAAGAGCGCGCTTGAGAGCCAGAAGAAGCAGCTGCAGAACCGCCAGGCCTCCGATAACGCCGCGGAAAAGGCGATGGCGGCGGCCGGAGTGAAGATCAACGATATATCGCAGAAGGAACGTGACAGGATGAAGAACGCCTGTCAGCCGATATACGACAAATATGAGAAAAATTACAAGCTGGGCGGCCTCATCAAGAAGATGCTGTCGCTGAACAGTTAA
- a CDS encoding ROK family protein has product MKKIGIDLGGHTIAAGSVDFSGAAPQVLSAVTVPTPENRDLLSVIHALEELILLWAAPGDECFVGIGIPGFVDSERRRILRLTNFSDCDGVVLGKIISANLKARGVRVDVRLENDANCAALGEGLAGAARGMRDYVVLTLGTGIGAGIVANGRLLTGAHGMAAECGHMAVSGDPLLCRCGCGGWGHLEELASADWIERRAGAVGLPPIFREVWEMRHTNTEAAALLGPALEALARGISSLAVTLDPEAVILSGGMSHAAGLADELRGRIEKYLPVPFRAVFILKNSEIGGSAAVIGAASLGQEMCKR; this is encoded by the coding sequence ATGAAGAAGATAGGAATAGACCTCGGAGGACATACGATAGCGGCCGGTTCCGTCGATTTTTCCGGAGCGGCGCCGCAGGTCTTGTCCGCGGTGACCGTTCCTACACCTGAAAACAGAGACCTCCTGAGCGTCATCCACGCGCTGGAGGAGCTTATATTGCTCTGGGCCGCCCCCGGCGACGAGTGCTTTGTCGGGATCGGCATTCCCGGTTTCGTCGACAGTGAACGGCGTCGGATACTTCGGCTGACCAATTTTTCGGACTGTGACGGCGTCGTCCTGGGCAAAATAATCTCGGCGAACCTCAAGGCGCGCGGGGTAAGAGTCGACGTTCGCCTGGAGAATGACGCGAACTGCGCGGCGCTTGGAGAGGGACTCGCCGGAGCGGCGCGCGGAATGCGCGATTATGTGGTGCTCACGCTCGGCACCGGAATTGGCGCGGGCATTGTCGCGAACGGCAGACTGCTGACCGGCGCGCACGGGATGGCGGCGGAGTGCGGCCACATGGCGGTGAGCGGCGATCCGCTGCTCTGCCGCTGCGGCTGCGGCGGCTGGGGGCATCTTGAAGAGTTGGCCTCCGCCGACTGGATAGAGCGGCGCGCAGGCGCCGTCGGACTGCCTCCCATATTCCGCGAGGTATGGGAGATGCGCCATACCAATACGGAGGCCGCCGCGCTGCTTGGGCCCGCGCTTGAGGCGCTGGCGCGGGGAATATCATCGCTGGCGGTGACGCTCGACCCTGAGGCGGTGATCCTCAGCGGCGGCATGAGCCACGCCGCCGGACTTGCGGACGAGCTGCGGGGGAGGATAGAAAAATATCTTCCCGTTCCCTTCAGAGCTGTCTTTATTCTAAAAAATTCAGAAATCGGAGGTTCCGCCGCGGTGATCGGCGCCGCCTCCCTCGGACAGGAGATGTGTAAACGATGA
- a CDS encoding transporter substrate-binding domain-containing protein: MTKRRLFKMTVICFLLVFAMAIASPIELRAAEKVRVGFFPLGKFQYIDENGAAAGYNIDYLSKITDITGWEYEFVPCGNWVEATALLEGGKIDLLAPAQKIPELKEKFAYAAYPMGMELAAIYALKQRDDLIYEDIDTLAKLRYGAARNSTFTTKFIEHAKEYNISPDITYYNNTTELFDALHAKRVDAIVSNIMFYDDSLKILGRFAPLAVYYITAKDNSALLNKLDNAIYRMEVNDPTFDSGLLKKYFPHYKNTIFNYDEYLFIKNAPPIRIAYETDRAPLSFTGSDGEFHGVQRDILDEISRISGLKFDYVPCRREQTELTYLEENKLRVISGVRYCRFSAQAKRLRFSIPYLYSGNIIAGTDPLKYTGQEELRLAMVEGAASLKERVAAKYPKFKIQTYENTEQAFNAAVSGEADFVIENRYVAEPYFVKPKFRSLKILSLTRIEEPYTLATLVYYVPANDEKDWNSETFISIINKSIEQLDPQKISASVINRSAENIYKYTLGDFIYQYRGQFVILLAAAGAAIAFLLARRLKRGRFI, from the coding sequence TTGACCAAACGTCGGCTGTTCAAAATGACTGTCATCTGCTTTTTATTAGTCTTTGCCATGGCTATCGCTTCACCGATCGAACTCCGGGCTGCGGAAAAGGTCCGCGTCGGCTTTTTCCCGTTGGGGAAGTTCCAGTATATCGACGAAAACGGCGCCGCCGCGGGATACAATATCGATTATCTTTCCAAGATAACCGATATCACAGGCTGGGAGTATGAGTTCGTCCCCTGCGGAAACTGGGTGGAGGCCACCGCGCTGCTGGAGGGCGGGAAGATCGATCTGCTCGCTCCGGCGCAGAAGATCCCCGAACTTAAAGAAAAATTCGCCTACGCCGCCTATCCGATGGGAATGGAGCTCGCAGCCATTTATGCTCTCAAACAACGTGACGATCTGATATACGAAGATATAGATACCCTAGCCAAGCTGAGATACGGCGCGGCCAGGAACTCCACATTCACCACAAAATTCATCGAGCACGCGAAGGAATATAATATCTCGCCGGACATTACATATTACAACAATACGACGGAGCTCTTCGACGCCCTTCATGCGAAGAGGGTAGACGCTATCGTCAGTAATATCATGTTCTATGACGACAGCCTGAAGATACTGGGGCGCTTCGCGCCGCTGGCAGTATATTACATCACCGCCAAAGACAACAGCGCGCTGCTGAATAAACTTGACAACGCGATATACCGCATGGAGGTAAACGACCCGACATTTGACAGCGGGCTTCTAAAGAAGTATTTTCCTCATTATAAGAACACTATCTTCAACTACGACGAGTATCTCTTCATAAAAAACGCTCCGCCGATCAGGATCGCCTACGAGACCGACAGAGCTCCGCTTTCCTTTACGGGCAGCGACGGAGAATTCCATGGCGTTCAGCGGGATATTCTTGATGAAATATCGCGAATCAGCGGTCTTAAATTCGACTATGTGCCCTGCAGACGGGAGCAGACGGAGCTTACGTATCTGGAAGAGAACAAGCTGCGCGTCATAAGCGGAGTCCGTTACTGCCGGTTCAGCGCGCAGGCAAAGAGGCTGCGCTTCAGCATCCCCTATCTCTACTCGGGCAATATCATCGCGGGAACAGACCCGCTGAAGTACACGGGACAGGAAGAGCTGCGCCTTGCGATGGTAGAGGGCGCCGCCTCCCTCAAAGAGCGCGTGGCGGCTAAGTACCCGAAGTTCAAGATACAGACCTACGAAAATACGGAGCAGGCATTTAACGCCGCCGTCAGCGGCGAGGCAGATTTCGTCATCGAAAACCGCTACGTCGCCGAACCATATTTCGTTAAGCCAAAATTCCGCAGCCTGAAGATACTCTCTTTGACAAGGATCGAAGAGCCCTATACCCTCGCTACGCTCGTCTATTACGTGCCCGCGAACGATGAAAAAGACTGGAACTCCGAGACCTTCATCTCCATAATAAACAAGTCGATCGAACAGCTGGACCCGCAAAAAATAAGCGCCTCCGTAATCAACAGAAGCGCCGAAAACATATACAAATACACACTGGGCGATTTCATCTACCAATACCGCGGCCAGTTCGTAATTCTGCTCGCAGCCGCTGGGGCCGCCATCGCCTTCCTTCTGGCACGCCGCTTAAAAAGAGGACGGTTTATTTAG
- the gltS gene encoding sodium/glutamate symporter encodes MTELNFNLVETVAFATAILWLGMFLRKRIFFLSKYNIPAPVIGGVIFALASWAFKDSFSFNFDMVVKDPLMITFFTSIGLAASFKMLKQGGPQVFIFLIVASVLVLLQNVIAVALSYATGIHPLLGMLAGSITMSGGHGTGAVYAALFEKQYGLAGGMELAMAAATFGLVMGSILGGPVARRLIERNRLSKSHLNPDEMTYETVDETLDPASDGPVSASVLMTTLMQITIAMSVGAFIYEELVKVGIQLPTYLCALFVGIFIRNLSDMSGLYKVHLRLADTIGAVALSLFLALSLMSLKLWQLADLAGPMALILLGETLLMGFYAYFVTFNVMRRDYTAAVISGGHCGFGLGATPNAIANMDAITSNYGPAPRAFFVVSIVGAFFIDIVNAIVIQSFVAFF; translated from the coding sequence ATGACAGAGCTCAACTTTAACCTTGTCGAGACCGTGGCCTTCGCCACAGCCATTCTCTGGCTTGGCATGTTTCTCCGGAAGAGGATTTTCTTCCTCAGCAAGTACAATATTCCCGCGCCGGTGATCGGCGGCGTGATCTTCGCGCTTGCGAGCTGGGCGTTCAAAGACAGCTTTTCTTTCAACTTTGACATGGTCGTCAAAGATCCCCTGATGATAACATTCTTTACCAGTATTGGCCTTGCCGCGAGCTTCAAGATGCTGAAGCAGGGCGGACCTCAGGTTTTTATCTTTTTGATTGTCGCCTCCGTGCTGGTGCTTCTCCAGAACGTGATCGCCGTCGCCCTCTCATACGCCACGGGGATACATCCGCTGCTCGGGATGCTGGCCGGGTCCATTACGATGTCCGGCGGCCACGGTACCGGAGCGGTCTACGCTGCCCTTTTTGAGAAACAGTACGGCCTTGCCGGCGGTATGGAGCTTGCGATGGCCGCCGCCACCTTCGGCCTCGTGATGGGGTCGATCCTCGGCGGCCCGGTGGCGCGCCGCCTGATAGAGCGCAACCGTCTCTCTAAATCGCATCTCAATCCCGACGAAATGACCTATGAGACGGTGGACGAAACGCTCGACCCCGCCTCCGACGGCCCCGTGTCGGCCTCGGTGCTGATGACGACGCTGATGCAGATTACGATCGCAATGAGCGTTGGCGCCTTTATATATGAGGAGCTTGTAAAGGTGGGAATACAGCTTCCGACCTATCTCTGCGCCCTCTTCGTCGGTATCTTTATCCGTAATTTGAGCGACATGAGCGGGTTGTATAAGGTACACCTGAGGCTCGCCGACACGATCGGCGCCGTCGCCCTCTCGCTCTTCCTCGCACTATCGCTGATGTCGCTTAAGCTCTGGCAGCTTGCCGATCTTGCCGGGCCGATGGCGCTGATCCTGCTCGGAGAGACGCTGCTGATGGGATTCTACGCCTACTTTGTCACCTTCAACGTGATGAGACGCGACTATACCGCCGCCGTCATTTCAGGCGGGCACTGCGGCTTCGGTCTCGGCGCCACGCCGAACGCCATCGCCAATATGGACGCGATCACGAGCAACTACGGCCCCGCGCCGCGCGCCTTCTTTGTCGTATCTATTGTCGGGGCCTTTTTCATCGACATTGTTAACGCCATAGTCATACAGAGCTTCGTGGCATTTTTTTAA
- a CDS encoding NADH:flavin oxidoreductase translates to MLFDIFEIREKRLQNRLCAAPLASLSGSADGLPTERSLEVYGKIAASGVALVNVEHHAVNSTGRVRPEQFLADSGEAAAAHAKIAGLIKNGGKISVAQISHGGANISSDGIFGLEGFRCLSPSGVRVGKVWEKLSAEPEKLSLPEIKKIVEDFAAAAERLVRTAGYDGVMIHAAHGYLAGQFLSPLTNLRDDAYGGTEYRRARFLYEITDAVRRTLPDAVVSVRLGAADTLPDEKPHGLAVEDTVPVARELAALGVDLISVSGNLCGYGMDRTNGSYFAPYAAAIREAVGGKVPVECTGGIRGIKSAEKLLGDGCCDLIGVGRPLVADAGFLDKWRDVI, encoded by the coding sequence ATGCTTTTTGACATCTTTGAAATTAGGGAAAAGCGGCTTCAAAACCGTCTCTGTGCCGCCCCGCTGGCCTCGCTTTCCGGCAGCGCCGACGGACTGCCGACGGAACGGTCGCTCGAAGTTTATGGAAAAATCGCCGCCTCAGGCGTTGCTCTCGTCAATGTGGAGCACCATGCGGTGAACTCCACAGGGCGCGTGCGGCCTGAACAATTTCTCGCCGACAGCGGCGAGGCTGCCGCGGCTCATGCGAAGATCGCAGGGCTGATCAAAAATGGCGGCAAGATCTCCGTCGCTCAGATAAGTCACGGCGGGGCGAATATATCAAGCGACGGCATATTCGGGCTTGAGGGATTCCGCTGTCTTTCGCCCTCCGGCGTGAGGGTGGGGAAGGTTTGGGAGAAGCTCTCGGCGGAACCGGAAAAACTTTCCCTGCCTGAAATAAAAAAAATTGTTGAAGACTTTGCCGCCGCCGCCGAAAGGCTAGTACGGACGGCGGGATATGACGGCGTAATGATACACGCCGCGCACGGCTACCTCGCGGGACAGTTTCTGAGCCCGCTGACTAATCTCCGTGACGACGCTTATGGCGGCACTGAATACAGGCGCGCCCGTTTCCTTTACGAGATAACCGACGCAGTGCGCCGCACGCTGCCCGATGCGGTCGTCTCAGTGCGTCTTGGTGCGGCGGATACCCTGCCCGACGAAAAACCGCACGGCCTCGCCGTGGAAGATACCGTCCCCGTTGCCCGCGAGCTCGCGGCGCTTGGCGTTGATCTGATCAGCGTATCAGGCAACCTCTGCGGCTATGGAATGGATAGGACGAACGGCTCCTACTTCGCCCCCTACGCCGCGGCTATACGTGAGGCGGTGGGCGGAAAGGTCCCCGTGGAGTGCACGGGCGGTATCCGCGGCATCAAAAGCGCGGAGAAGCTGCTTGGGGACGGGTGCTGTGACCTTATCGGCGTCGGCAGGCCGCTCGTGGCAGACGCCGGTTTTCTTGATAAGTGGAGGGACGTCATATGA
- a CDS encoding M55 family metallopeptidase has protein sequence MKIYISSDMEGSTGVVSAAQVDCTKPQYLFGRAMQAADVEAAVRAALEAGAEGVVINDSHCTMTNLDIAKFGGEVQLITGTPKLLGMVEGARGCDAAIFLGYHAMAGTEKAVLDHTFDQYTIYSLSVNGRKMGETGVNALLCGALGVPVIMVSGDDALCMEAGSLLGPELVTCSVKEGLGRGAALCLTPESTAELIYSGVKKALARLKKGECRPFALEAPYLLEVTLMNTLQTDAASLVPGAMRTAARTLRFETEEALELRRFLYSVMECASATLSGF, from the coding sequence ATGAAGATATACATAAGCTCGGACATGGAGGGTTCTACGGGGGTGGTCAGCGCCGCGCAGGTGGACTGTACGAAGCCGCAGTACCTCTTTGGCCGGGCGATGCAGGCCGCCGATGTTGAGGCCGCTGTGAGGGCCGCGCTGGAAGCAGGAGCCGAGGGCGTCGTTATAAACGATTCGCACTGCACGATGACTAATCTCGATATCGCAAAATTTGGCGGCGAGGTGCAGCTGATAACGGGAACGCCGAAGCTGCTTGGCATGGTCGAGGGCGCGCGTGGCTGTGACGCCGCGATATTCCTGGGATACCACGCGATGGCCGGTACGGAAAAGGCGGTGCTTGACCACACCTTTGACCAGTATACTATCTACAGTCTCAGCGTGAACGGACGCAAAATGGGGGAGACCGGCGTCAACGCTCTTCTCTGCGGTGCGCTCGGCGTGCCGGTCATCATGGTCAGCGGCGACGACGCCCTCTGCATGGAGGCGGGAAGCCTTCTGGGGCCGGAGCTTGTGACCTGCTCCGTCAAAGAGGGGCTGGGACGGGGCGCCGCGCTTTGCCTGACGCCGGAAAGCACGGCCGAACTGATATATTCCGGAGTGAAAAAGGCGCTGGCACGGCTGAAAAAAGGCGAATGCCGCCCCTTTGCGCTGGAAGCTCCCTATCTGCTTGAGGTGACGCTGATGAACACCCTGCAGACCGACGCCGCCTCGCTGGTTCCAGGCGCGATGAGGACGGCGGCGCGTACCCTGCGTTTTGAGACGGAAGAGGCGCTTGAACTGCGCCGCTTCCTCTACTCCGTGATGGAGTGCGCCTCGGCGACGCTCAGCGGCTTTTGA
- a CDS encoding glycerol dehydrogenase: protein MLSSTTRAFGSPLRYVQGPGEFSRLPQYTAPYGKACVLIDGFLYPELNARLEKAYDGGEFTSIKFQGECCDEEIGRIGAIAREQNGCVFVGVGGGKTLDTAKLCADAMNMPLIIVPSSASTDAPVSEIAVIYTPDGEYIGSRKVKKNADLVLVDSEIIAKSPRRLFIAGMGDALATWLEAQAVDGSDSPNYIGAGYRRSKAGMAIARASWDILFADGLNALAALELGVVTEALENVIEANTLLSGLGFLNTGLATAHGIHSGLTALPETHKYLHGEKVAFGIVCQLVLENSDASVVDKVMNFMAAIGLPMTLADLGVEATPEKITAIAEKTANGPLVHQEPFLVNSERVYAAILAADALGKKYKAKAATNK, encoded by the coding sequence ATGCTAAGTTCCACCACAAGAGCCTTTGGAAGTCCTTTGCGTTATGTGCAGGGGCCGGGCGAGTTCAGCCGGCTGCCGCAGTATACCGCGCCTTACGGAAAGGCCTGCGTTCTTATCGACGGCTTTCTGTATCCGGAGCTGAACGCGCGGCTGGAAAAAGCCTATGACGGCGGCGAATTTACCTCAATAAAGTTCCAGGGAGAGTGCTGCGACGAGGAGATCGGCAGGATCGGCGCCATCGCCAGGGAGCAGAATGGCTGTGTCTTTGTCGGCGTCGGCGGCGGAAAGACTTTGGATACGGCGAAATTATGCGCCGACGCCATGAATATGCCGCTGATCATCGTGCCCTCTTCCGCCTCAACGGATGCGCCGGTGAGCGAGATCGCGGTCATCTATACCCCAGACGGGGAATATATCGGCTCGCGCAAGGTGAAAAAGAACGCGGACCTTGTGCTTGTGGACAGTGAAATAATCGCTAAATCTCCCCGCCGTCTTTTTATCGCCGGTATGGGCGACGCGCTGGCAACCTGGCTCGAAGCTCAGGCCGTCGACGGCTCGGATTCTCCCAATTATATCGGTGCGGGCTATCGCCGCAGCAAGGCGGGCATGGCCATTGCCAGGGCGAGCTGGGATATCCTCTTCGCTGACGGGCTTAACGCGCTGGCGGCGCTTGAGCTTGGCGTCGTAACCGAAGCTCTGGAAAATGTCATCGAAGCGAACACCCTGCTCAGCGGTCTCGGCTTTCTCAATACCGGCCTTGCCACCGCTCACGGCATCCATTCCGGCCTCACGGCCCTGCCTGAGACCCACAAGTACCTGCACGGTGAGAAGGTGGCCTTTGGCATCGTCTGCCAGCTTGTGCTGGAAAACAGCGATGCCTCCGTCGTGGATAAGGTCATGAACTTTATGGCCGCCATCGGCCTGCCCATGACGCTGGCGGACCTCGGCGTCGAAGCGACGCCGGAAAAGATCACGGCGATCGCGGAGAAGACGGCGAACGGCCCCCTTGTCCATCAGGAACCATTTCTGGTGAACTCCGAACGGGTATACGCGGCTATCTTGGCCGCCGACGCTTTAGGTAAAAAGTACAAAGCAAAAGCAGCAACAAATAAATGA
- the gltS gene encoding sodium/glutamate symporter, whose amino-acid sequence MADIFMVKMDFIQTMAFASILYWLGVTLCRRVKFLIRYNIPPAVVGGLLFAVLRLLLTSRVGFEFDLTLMEPFMIAFFTTIGLGASVALLKKGGSAAFKLLLAACLLLILQNAAAIVIGKFSGLHPMLSVLAGSATMTGGHGTGLVFADELERVFGLQGAQATAIACATFGVLAGSLLGGPIAERLIKGHSLAKEVNGESYRKEMIPDVFSFGDTGEEINTHSILMTVFQITFAVGLGMWFSEWLGARGILLPAYALALVAGMVIRNTGDHVRLLRVNPRIVNHISGACLSFFLAFALMSVDLTALSGLAAPLFSILAFQVVLMILFAYYVTFRLTGGDYQAAVITAGHTGFGLGATPNAIANMEAVCAKYGIAPDAFFAVAAVGAFFIDIVNVIVINVLIKIFA is encoded by the coding sequence ATGGCGGATATTTTTATGGTAAAGATGGACTTCATTCAAACGATGGCCTTCGCCTCGATACTTTACTGGCTGGGCGTGACGCTCTGCCGCCGCGTAAAGTTTCTCATACGCTACAACATCCCGCCCGCGGTAGTCGGCGGACTGCTCTTTGCCGTACTCAGGCTTCTGCTGACATCCAGGGTCGGTTTTGAGTTCGACCTGACCCTTATGGAACCCTTTATGATCGCCTTCTTTACCACGATCGGCCTCGGCGCGAGCGTCGCGCTGCTAAAAAAGGGCGGTTCGGCGGCCTTCAAACTGCTTTTGGCGGCTTGCCTTCTGCTGATACTGCAGAACGCCGCGGCGATCGTGATCGGGAAATTCTCCGGCCTTCATCCGATGCTCTCCGTACTTGCCGGTTCCGCGACGATGACCGGCGGCCATGGGACCGGGCTCGTCTTTGCCGACGAGCTTGAACGGGTTTTCGGCCTTCAGGGCGCGCAGGCTACGGCGATCGCCTGCGCCACCTTCGGCGTACTCGCGGGGTCGCTGCTCGGCGGGCCGATCGCCGAACGCCTCATCAAGGGACATTCGCTGGCGAAAGAGGTCAACGGTGAAAGTTATCGTAAAGAGATGATTCCTGATGTCTTCAGCTTTGGTGACACCGGCGAGGAGATAAACACCCATTCGATTTTGATGACCGTTTTCCAGATAACTTTCGCAGTCGGGCTAGGCATGTGGTTCAGCGAATGGCTCGGCGCGCGCGGCATCCTGCTGCCTGCCTACGCGCTCGCCCTCGTTGCCGGAATGGTGATCCGCAACACCGGGGACCACGTGAGGCTGCTTCGCGTCAATCCTAGGATCGTGAACCACATCAGCGGCGCCTGCCTCTCCTTCTTTCTCGCCTTCGCGCTGATGTCCGTGGACCTTACGGCCCTGAGCGGCCTGGCGGCGCCTCTGTTCTCTATCCTTGCCTTCCAGGTCGTGCTGATGATCCTCTTCGCCTACTACGTGACGTTTCGCCTTACCGGCGGCGACTATCAGGCCGCCGTTATCACGGCGGGTCATACGGGCTTTGGTCTCGGAGCCACGCCGAACGCGATCGCCAACATGGAGGCCGTCTGCGCCAAGTACGGAATAGCCCCCGACGCATTCTTCGCCGTAGCGGCGGTTGGAGCCTTCTTCATAGACATTGTGAACGTGATAGTGATAAACGTACTGATAAAGATCTTTGCCTGA
- the ychF gene encoding redox-regulated ATPase YchF, producing MLHCGIVGLPLSGKSTVFNVITRAGAEVKPYAGGKTDPNKAVVSVPDKRFDELVRINSPRKETPAQVEFVDLAGLSRGAGKGEGLGNAFLSFVADADALIQVIRCFSNPGVEHPEGSVDPVRDWDILDNELIFRDLAVIENRLGKLRAKKKLTSDEDKEKALLEKCYDCLMEERPLSSIELKPEEWRQLRGFSFVTLKPQIILLNLDESQNEESKIPKWEALKKRAEEHGAKLCTLYGSLEMDIMDLSPEEAAEFTEGLNITEPGRERLIEEAYRVLGLISFFTSGPDEVRAWTLHDGETAVDAAGTIHSDLARGFIRAQVVSFDDYMKYNSSFDECRKAGVLRLEGKEYIVKDGDMIEIRFNV from the coding sequence ATGCTGCATTGTGGGATTGTTGGACTGCCGCTGAGCGGAAAGTCTACAGTATTTAACGTGATAACAAGGGCCGGAGCGGAGGTAAAACCTTACGCGGGAGGGAAGACCGACCCAAATAAGGCCGTTGTCTCCGTTCCCGACAAACGCTTTGACGAACTTGTAAGGATCAACTCGCCGCGCAAAGAGACGCCCGCGCAGGTGGAGTTTGTGGACCTTGCGGGGCTTTCGCGCGGCGCGGGAAAGGGCGAGGGGCTCGGCAACGCATTCCTCTCTTTCGTCGCCGACGCCGACGCCCTCATTCAGGTGATACGCTGCTTCAGCAACCCCGGCGTGGAACATCCGGAGGGCTCGGTTGATCCCGTGCGCGACTGGGATATTCTGGACAACGAACTCATCTTCCGCGACCTTGCCGTCATCGAGAACCGCCTCGGCAAACTTCGGGCGAAGAAAAAACTGACCTCCGACGAAGATAAGGAAAAGGCGCTGCTTGAAAAGTGCTATGACTGCCTCATGGAGGAGCGGCCGCTTTCCTCCATCGAGCTGAAGCCGGAGGAGTGGCGGCAGCTTCGCGGTTTCTCCTTCGTCACCCTGAAGCCCCAGATAATTCTGCTCAACCTCGACGAAAGCCAAAACGAAGAATCCAAGATCCCGAAATGGGAGGCGCTTAAAAAGCGGGCCGAAGAGCACGGCGCGAAGCTCTGCACGCTCTACGGCAGCCTCGAGATGGATATAATGGACCTTTCTCCCGAAGAGGCGGCGGAGTTCACCGAGGGGCTCAACATAACCGAACCTGGACGCGAGCGTCTCATCGAGGAGGCCTACCGCGTACTCGGCCTCATCAGCTTCTTCACCTCCGGCCCCGACGAAGTGCGGGCCTGGACGCTGCATGACGGCGAAACGGCGGTCGACGCGGCGGGGACGATACATTCCGACCTCGCCCGCGGCTTTATCCGCGCGCAGGTGGTATCCTTCGACGATTACATGAAATATAACAGCTCCTTTGACGAGTGCCGCAAAGCAGGCGTGCTCCGCCTCGAGGGCAAGGAATACATCGTAAAAGACGGGGATATGATAGAAATACGTTTCAACGTTTAG